Proteins from one Malaya genurostris strain Urasoe2022 chromosome 2, Malgen_1.1, whole genome shotgun sequence genomic window:
- the LOC131427072 gene encoding uncharacterized protein LOC131427072: MSHLGKYLHIPSFPSADLSRTYRCPPLALNRIPGCTDVRTMEAPDTFPTVELLQPAVISRPGPVSGNAEGVFQTISDGNYPSHDQSSQPLHLYYQNVGGMNMHITDYLLACSDDCFDIIALSETWLSDCTLSVQGFGSNYEVFRTDRSPLNNSKTIGGGVLIAVHRRLKAQLIETASGKCVEQVWVRLKLVNFSLYLCVIYLPPDRCRDLPLIDAHIQSLQEITSTHVLPVDEILIVGDFNFSSIKWQTSSGGFFFPDPALSTFHIGITTMLDGYNLNLLRQSNPVVNENNRMLDLCFSSREDVAPNISASPFPLVNSVRHHPPLHIVLDSNRLQNACIPTDIICYNFSRTDYTNMTDFLTQIDWDEVLDNDDVNAAVQTFSNVMSYAIDYYVPKRSRRQTRHPPWLTAEARHLKTTKRAALKRYSKHGGFSLRNHYVQINQLYKKTVKRCHANYLNNVQRKLKSNPRYFWKHVNEQRKEFGLPSSMSFGDLPDVCGKVF; this comes from the exons ATGTCTCATCTCGGCAAGTATTTGCATATTCCGTCCTTTCCAAGTGCTGATCTCTCTCGCACTTATAGATGTCCTCCTCTCGCTCTGAATCGGATACCGGGATGCACAGATGTTCGCACCATGGAAGCCCCTGATACGTTCCCCACAGTCGAGCTATTGCAGCCTGCGGTCATCAGTCGTCCCGGCCCTGTGAGTGGGAACGCGGAAGGGGTCTTCCAAACCATCTCAGACGGCAA TTATCCATCGCACGATCAATCTAGTCAACCGCTGCACTTGTACTACCAGAACGTTGGAGGCATGAACATGCACATCACCGACTATTTGCTGGCTTGTTCGGATGATTGCTTCGACATCATCGCTCTTTCGGAGACGTGGCTCAGTGATTGTACGCTCTCCGTTCAAGGTTTTGGATCCAACTACGAAGTCTTCCGTACCGATCGCAGCCccttaaataactcaaaaactattgGAGGCGGGGTGCTTATCGCAGTGCATCGTCGTTTGAAGGCGCAACTGATCGAAACCGCATCTGGTAAATGCGTCGAGCAGGTTTGGGTGCGTTTGAAACTGGTCAATTTTTCCCTCTACCTTTGTGTGATATATCTTCCTCCGGACCGATGCCGCGATCTACCGCTAATCGATGCACACATACAGTCGTTGCAAGAAATTACTTCCACTCATGTACTACCCGTAGATGAAATCTTGATTGTGGGAGACTTCAACTTTTCCAGCATAAAATGGCAAACAAGTTCCGGTggtttcttctttcctgatccgGCGCTCTCCACTTTCCACATTGGCATTACAACCATGCTCGACGGCTACAACCTCAACCTTCTTCGACAGTCGAATCCTGTCGTTAATGAAaataaccggatgttggatctttGCTTTTCAAGTAGAGAAGATGTTGCACCAAATATTAGTGCTTCACCGTTCCCTCTGGTCAATTCCGTTCGTCATCATCCTCCACTACATATTGTGCTCGATTCAAATCGCTTACAGAACGCCTGCATTCCAACGGACATCATCTGCTATAATTTTAGTAGAACCGACTACACCAATATGACCGACTTCTTGACGCAAATCGACTGGGATGAAGTTCTCGACAACGATGATGTCAATGCTGCTGTGCAGACGTTTTCTAATGTTATGAGCTACGCAATCGACTACTATGTACCGAAACGATCGAGACGGCAGACCCGGCATCCACCATGGCTGACTGCGGAAGCGAGACATCTGAAAACGACCAAAAGAGCCGCTCTAAAGAGGTATTCTAAACATGGAGGTTTTTCCCTGCGTAATCACTACGTGCAGATAAATCAGTTGTACAAGAAAACCGTTAAGCGCTGCCATGCCAACTACTTGAACAACGtacaacgaaaactgaaatcaaatccaaggtatttctggaaacatgtgaatgagcaaaggaaagaatTTGGGTTGCCCTCGTCAATGAGCTTTGGAGATCTGCCAGATGTTTGCGGAAAAGTTTTCTag
- the LOC131427076 gene encoding sarcoplasmic reticulum histidine-rich calcium-binding protein-like has product MKIAIFALVVCCLLMSLAAAAPHQAASSKLQKRDDAEPKPDESPVQEAAAVDEKDATNDECNGEEDNDDDDDDEGKDSSSEEKHHCHHHHHHHPEQEANDGESKTAGEDGEQPKPDIEAPTEHGQDEGN; this is encoded by the exons atgaaaatcgcCATTTTCGCGCTCGTCGTCTGTTGCCTGCTGATGTCGCTGGCTGCTGCAG CACCACATCAAGCGGCTTCATCCAAACTACAAAAGCGAGATGATGCAGAACCAAAACCGGACGAGAGTCCCGTTCAGGAAGCTGCTGCTGTCGATGAGAAGGATGCCACCAACGATGAATGCAACGGAGAAgaggacaacgacgacgacgacgacgacgaaggaAAAGATTCTTCCAGTGAGGAAAAGCATCACTgccatcatcaccatcatcatcatccagaACAGGAAGCCAACGATGGGGAGAGCAAAACGGCGGGCGAGGACGGAGAACAGCCGAAACCGGATATCGAAGCTCCCACCGAACACGGTCAGGATGAAGGGAATTGA